From the genome of Nocardia sp. NBC_01503, one region includes:
- a CDS encoding Hsp70 family protein — MSSVLGVSVGAGAVRVARPHAGNSAERGTVQSHAAESFDVQAVPVGERRVEELAADAIGAVLAADPQITATAIAYRDEQHARAIRAELARRQFTNYELVPDVIAALEFLEFSGELQGFGTVALYDLGASGLSVTVVDTATRQVSYTERTSDISGDYLDSLIREQQIASGRIAHPPDAAGLAALDALCRTAKEQLSESSAVALPSTEGLVLLSQENFEALIMLAVESSARMARDVILRSEQPVQAVALIGGCAQIPLVARVLRRWLGVPVLVPANPGTVATRGATMLARPMRQRPAAAPFTSAFENSIPAQHDSDPPLLSSAGAVEKFSRRREISIAGVAVGALVVVAAIGVSLGWGPQVLEHDSQSSDAATSSAVATTTRPSTETTTVAPTTTDATNESLAAPPPRRETTTTTEAPPPPGPNTITIIPGLPPVIVPTLPPLFPAPAAPAG; from the coding sequence ATGAGTTCGGTACTGGGAGTTTCCGTGGGGGCGGGCGCGGTTCGCGTGGCACGCCCGCATGCCGGGAACTCCGCCGAGCGCGGCACGGTGCAATCGCATGCGGCCGAATCCTTCGATGTGCAGGCCGTTCCGGTCGGTGAGCGCCGGGTCGAGGAGTTGGCCGCCGATGCCATCGGTGCGGTGCTGGCGGCTGATCCGCAGATCACCGCCACCGCCATCGCCTATCGCGATGAACAGCACGCGCGGGCGATTCGGGCCGAGCTGGCCCGTCGCCAGTTCACCAACTACGAACTCGTGCCGGATGTGATCGCGGCCCTGGAGTTCCTCGAATTCTCCGGTGAGCTGCAGGGATTCGGTACGGTCGCGCTCTACGATCTGGGTGCGTCCGGACTCTCGGTGACCGTGGTCGATACCGCTACGCGCCAGGTGAGTTACACCGAGCGCACCAGCGATATCAGTGGCGATTACCTGGATTCGCTGATTCGGGAGCAGCAGATAGCCTCCGGCCGGATCGCACATCCGCCGGACGCGGCCGGACTGGCCGCACTGGACGCGCTGTGCCGCACCGCGAAAGAGCAACTCTCCGAGAGCAGTGCGGTGGCGCTGCCCTCCACCGAGGGTCTGGTGCTGCTGTCCCAGGAGAACTTCGAAGCGCTGATCATGCTGGCCGTGGAGTCTTCGGCGCGCATGGCGCGCGATGTGATCCTGCGGTCCGAGCAGCCGGTGCAGGCGGTCGCGCTGATCGGCGGCTGCGCCCAGATTCCGCTGGTGGCACGGGTTTTGCGGCGCTGGCTGGGGGTACCGGTGCTGGTGCCCGCGAATCCGGGCACGGTCGCCACCCGCGGTGCCACGATGCTGGCGCGTCCGATGCGGCAGCGCCCCGCGGCCGCACCCTTCACCTCGGCCTTCGAGAATTCGATTCCGGCACAGCACGACTCGGACCCGCCGCTGCTATCCAGCGCCGGCGCGGTGGAGAAGTTCAGTCGTCGCCGGGAGATCAGCATTGCCGGGGTGGCGGTGGGCGCGCTGGTCGTGGTCGCCGCCATCGGCGTCTCGCTGGGCTGGGGTCCGCAAGTGCTGGAGCATGATTCGCAGAGCTCGGACGCGGCGACCAGCTCCGCGGTGGCCACCACCACGCGTCCGTCCACCGAGACCACCACGGTCGCGCCCACCACCACCGATGCCACCAATGAGTCCCTGGCCGCGCCACCGCCGCGCCGCGAGACGACCACCACCACCGAGGCCCCGCCCCCGCCGGGACCGAACACCATCACCATCATTCCGGGCCTGCCGCCGGTGATCGTGCCCACCTTGCCGCCGCTGTTCCCGGCTCCCGCCGCGCCCGCGGGCTGA